CGTTTAACGTGAATATGTGAACGTAGAAAATCATGTCATCTATTTGTCTATATTACAGATTATGTACGCGACATTATGTGTATTTAAATGCGTAAAATAATAATTCGAGCTTGATTTACTCAGTGCTTCGGCACTTCTGCGACTTGTTAAAGTTTTCTCAGATTATACCTTTCTACTTGAGCCGGCTCCTCCTTTAACAAATTCGAATCTTGCCAAAAGTGGTATGTGGTCACTTGgaaatttatcatttggaaaaccgatgaatttggaaatataTGTCTCGTCTACCGGACCCAACAGTCCACGAAGGCGTAAGGCTTGAGTAGAGAACCATATATAGTCAATGACGCTTGTAAATGATGGGGTAAAATTTGTTAACGGTAATTCACCGATATAGCTGTAACTAGATTTCAATGCTAACCCATGTGAAAAGTTCTTTTGTGTCATGTAACCAAAATCTCGTCCATGAATATCTTCATGAGCCTGCACGCGGCCTGTGCTCAATAATTCGTAAACAGCTGAATTCAGTTGCGAATTTAGATCACCGCATAATATCACGGgacatttcttgatatcttgCTTAAAAGATGTGTTGTTTTGCTCCTTTAACAAAGTCTCCAAATGATCCATTAAAACACCCACTTGGAAAGTTTTGACATCGTTGAACTGAGGATCCCAATGTAAATGAGTCGTCACAATCCAAACAGATTCGCCACTCTTGATATGTTGCAGTCTCATATATATTGCAACATTGTCTTTATTCATTGCACGATTCAAGTAATCTTCggttctttgaaatttcttatGTTTCATCCAAACACCACTGAAATCTGCAGCATCCTTATAAGTAACTTTAAACTCagcatctttgaaaaaaatacaacaaCCGTCAACTTTTTTAGAGTCCTTTGATTGCATTGTTTTTGCTCTCGTCTTAGCATGGAAGATGCCTGAATACCCGTTTTTTTGCATCAGCGGAGCCCaatattcttcaaaagttttagCTTCAACCTCTTGTAAACAAATAATGTCAGACGCATAAGATAAAATTTGTTCCGTTAACTTGTTACGCCTATAATCCCAACTCAAAGCCCACGAAGGTGTATAGCGGTACATCTTCGGTGTTGCATAATGTTGGCACAAAGTATTGTATGATAAGATGGTGAAGCTTCTTTTTGACAAATCACGATTGAAATGTTCATTAGATTCTCTGATAGAAGGGTATTTTTCTGTCAGCTCACCATCGACactgaattcaaaaaattcacgATCTTTTACCATTGGTACTTCCGGCCTGTTATCTCTCAGGTAGAAAATGAGTCCTGTAACTGATTTTTCTGACAGtaacttcaacaaatgTTTGTCTAATGGGTTGCCTTCGCAACCGAGAAACTGtaaattgaataaatttccaaattccCATGGTAGCGTTGACACcatattatcaaaaaaatacaagtATTTTAGCTGATAGCACGCACCTAATTCCTTTGGTAACGAGGTCAATTTATTATGAGAGACGTCTAATACACGCAAGttattcaaattttttatctcaGGTGGAATGG
This Zygotorulaspora mrakii chromosome 5, complete sequence DNA region includes the following protein-coding sequences:
- the CCR4 gene encoding CCR4-NOT core exoribonuclease subunit CCR4 (similar to Saccharomyces cerevisiae CCR4 (YAL021C); ancestral locus Anc_7.78), which produces MNNPSLLGYPSLGPQHQPNMMPNMRADTPLGLHQQLHNNPMMRPNQGGVVDGGAGGAAAMAPPGLLNPNIGGGDNNSHQLLNHLNHGNSLGGNMDAHSIGPDRAIHLNSGNLNVNLNLNVNVDPNAKNPLYHPHLEDPSLLNNPIWKLQLQLAAVSIQSLGQPNVYARQNAMKKYLVNQQQQQQQQQQQQQQQQQQQQQQQQQLQQQQPQGQIDAQRQQMGLAQQMPGLQQNNLSGSLLLPSQQGLLQGGQAPQVSDASVSLVDRTKQLLMEMATDTKEGLSAAAAANDNGSNNGSILSMSGATSNSNTRNGGLSTPTTPKTELHHMREQLTGTPALLLQHKKLSQFNIDEDDEVENRRVLPKDTKFDDQLWHAIDFSNLQIFNINLNLFKYTFLTRLYLSGNSLTSIPPEIKNLNNLRVLDVSHNKLTSLPKELGACYQLKYLYFFDNMVSTLPWEFGNLFNLQFLGCEGNPLDKHLLKLLSEKSVTGLIFYLRDNRPEVPMVKDREFFEFSVDGELTEKYPSIRESNEHFNRDLSKRSFTILSYNTLCQHYATPKMYRYTPSWALSWDYRRNKLTEQILSYASDIICLQEVEAKTFEEYWAPLMQKNGYSGIFHAKTRAKTMQSKDSKKVDGCCIFFKDAEFKVTYKDAADFSGVWMKHKKFQRTEDYLNRAMNKDNVAIYMRLQHIKSGESVWIVTTHLHWDPQFNDVKTFQVGVLMDHLETLLKEQNNTSFKQDIKKCPVILCGDLNSQLNSAVYELLSTGRVQAHEDIHGRDFGYMTQKNFSHGLALKSSYSYIGELPLTNFTPSFTSVIDYIWFSTQALRLRGLLGPVDETYISKFIGFPNDKFPSDHIPLLARFEFVKGGAGSSRKV